The proteins below come from a single Bacteroidota bacterium genomic window:
- the sufC gene encoding Fe-S cluster assembly ATPase SufC, whose protein sequence is MLKISNLKASIEGKEILHGINLEVKAGEVHAIMGPNGSGKSTLASVLVGRELVQVTGGSVTFDGRDLLQLSPEERSLAGIFLSFQYPVEIPGVSMVNFLRTAVNEHRKYQNLEPLSSAAFLKLMREKKELVEIDSQLTTRSVNEGFSGGEKKKNEIFQMAMLQPKLSILDETDSGLDIDALRIVANGVTKLKTKENATIVITHYQRLLDYIVPDFVHVLYNGRIVKSSGKELALELEEKGYDWIKNGDF, encoded by the coding sequence ATGTTAAAGATCAGTAATTTAAAAGCTTCCATCGAAGGTAAGGAAATATTACATGGCATCAATCTGGAAGTCAAAGCCGGAGAGGTTCATGCAATTATGGGGCCCAATGGCTCCGGTAAAAGCACACTGGCTTCTGTTTTGGTTGGCCGGGAATTGGTCCAGGTTACTGGCGGCAGCGTTACCTTTGACGGCAGGGATCTGTTGCAGCTTTCGCCTGAGGAACGTTCACTGGCTGGCATATTTCTCAGCTTCCAGTATCCTGTGGAGATCCCTGGAGTAAGTATGGTCAATTTCCTGAGAACAGCAGTCAACGAACACAGAAAATATCAAAATCTTGAACCGCTTTCGTCTGCAGCTTTTTTGAAACTGATGCGCGAGAAAAAAGAACTGGTTGAAATAGATTCACAACTTACTACCCGGAGCGTGAACGAAGGTTTTTCGGGCGGGGAGAAAAAGAAAAATGAAATTTTCCAGATGGCTATGCTTCAGCCTAAACTTTCCATCCTGGATGAAACGGATTCCGGACTGGATATCGATGCCCTGAGAATTGTTGCCAACGGGGTCACCAAACTGAAGACAAAGGAAAATGCTACGATTGTCATTACCCATTATCAAAGGCTTTTGGATTATATCGTCCCTGATTTTGTCCACGTGCTTTATAATGGCCGGATTGTGAAATCAAGCGGGAAGGAATTGGCCCTCGAACTGGAAGAAAAGGGATATGACTGGATAAAAAA